In Gadus morhua chromosome 9, gadMor3.0, whole genome shotgun sequence, the sequence cccactctcccctcctcctcctcctcccacagctCCCCTGCTTGCCCTCAGCCCCCCAGGCCCATCCGCCCCACAGCCTGCCTGCTTCCACACTCGCACCCGCCCGCCCTCGGTCACCCCCGCTTACCGCCGgctccccccccatccccacaggACACGGCCCATCCGCCTCTTCCGGCCCCCGGGGGACCGACGGAGCGCACCCCACCAAAGGAATAGCGTGAGCGAGGCCAAAAAGGCCCCCACCAAGGCGGTTTGGGAGGACGTGTCCGGGCTCCCCAGGATCCCCAAGATAAAGCGGGAGGGGCAGTGGGGGTGCTGGGAGGGACGCTGGGAACGCCGGGAACGCCCAGAGTAGAACAGCAGCAAcggcagtagcagcagcagtagcaacGGCAGTCGTGTCGAACGGTAGCAGggacagaagcagcagcagcagcggcgggtACTGTTGTTGCGAGGGGGCAGCGGTGCCTGCCGTTGTTGCCAGGGGCGGCGGTGCTGCCGTTGCGAGGGGCGGCGGTGCCATTGTTGTGTGGGGCGGCGGTACCGTTGCCAGGGGCTGGCGGTACCGTTGCCAGGCGGCGGCGGTTGCCGTTGCCAGGGGCGACGGTCGTCGTGGCGACAGCGGGAGGGGTATCCACAAGTCTGGCCGGGGACACGGGCGGCAGGCAGCAGGGCGTGGACCAGACCCGAGGCCGGCACCAGGGACATTCCCAGAGGCAGGGCGTGGCCGAGAGAGCGGGGCCTTCGTCTGGCTTCTCCAACTCCTtctgcccctcctcttcctccgctctctgtccggCCAGCCCGCTGccgcctcgtcctcctcctcctcctcgtccctcctcctcgtcttccgcCGCTCCATCGACATCAGCATCGTCCTCATCGTATTCCTCGGCGGGAGTGAGTTTCCGCATCGCCAACAGCGGGAACTCGTGGCGTGCGCAGCGTCTGAGCGGCGCAGGCGGCGGCAGGCGGCGGCAGCCCGGTCCCGGGATAGCGGCGGCCAGCAGGACAGCTccgaggtggaggaagaggaagcgaggagacggcagcagcagcagcagcagcagcagcggcgtaCACAGGACCGCCGGGACAAGCAGAAGCTGGTGGCCTCGCGGGCCCCACttaaacaggaagaggaggtggaggacatcTACGACCCCTTAACCCCACCATGTCCGACTCGGACAGCCTCGGACGGCGAAGCCCGGGTCCAGGCGCCGCAGACGGACCCCCCAGCTACACCGGAATGCCGCTCCTGTTAAGAGCGAGGCGTCGGAGCGCAGGATCACTGCGCCCCGGAACCAGGCGTCAACGCTGCGGACGCCGTTCCCGTTTGAGAGGGAAGCCGTCGCCGCGGGAGCCGTCACCTCCCCGGAATCCTTCGACGCCTCGGAACGCCGTCCCTATTAAGAGTGAGCCGTCGGACCGCCGGATCCCGACGCTCCGGGACCAGGCGTTGCATCGCTCCACTTCACCGCTACGGAACGCCGTTCCCGTTAAGAGCGAGGCGGCGCATCGGACCCGTCGCCGTCTCGGAGCAGCGTTCCCGTTAAGAGAGAGGCATCGGAGCGCCGGGATCACAGAGTCGGAGGCCAGGACGGCGGGGGAGGTGCGGCGGGCGACGCGGGGGAGGACGCCGGCTCAGGAGAGCGTCTTGTATGGTCAAACGTGAACCGGAAGAGCTCAGGGCCGGTCCTGAACCCGCAGCCCGCTCCGGGTCTCAGGGGGAACTGAAGACCcaggaaacacaaacactgcGGGCCGACGTCAAGGTCAAGCTAGAGCCCGGGTTAGCCGAGTCTGGGGGGAACCTGCGGCCaccgtccctcctcctcctcaccgggTCGGACCCCGGCTACCGCGTCCCTGGTCAGACAAGACCAAGGAGCCGACGGAGGCCCGGGTACAGACCAGCCGGTCCCCCGCCAACACTGTTACCTCCGGCCCACCCCAGGCAGATCCGGCCCCCTCCAGACCGCCTTCCGGCAAGGACCCCCACGGAGACCGGAAGATAAAGTCGGAGCCCGTCACCACTCCCTGCTCCCGGGCCGCGGGTCCTAGCGGGTTGACTCCCGAGGGGTCAGGGGGCCCCGGTGTTCCCCGGGGGCCGGGCGCGCTCGGTCCAACAGCTCCGAGGAGGGCGGGCCGGACCAGGGGGAGAGACCGCGCCTCCTCGGGCCAGGAGGAAGGAGGCgaggaggggagaaaggagagggagaaggagagggaggagaggaaggagagggagaaggagagggaggagagaggaaggagagggagaggcgctCCAGGAGGTCCAGATCCAGGGACAGGAGGaggccccgctcctcctccgggAGCTCCCGGTCTGACTCGTCCTCCTCGCgcaggaggaaagaggaggaggccccGATCAGGTTCCAGGTGAAACTACGTTCGATGAGCCTTGAGCGCAGCGTCCGACTCGGACTTCTGGTAGAAATTCACTGCATGATTGACATCTGCCATGTTGATGGCAACAGTTCAATAAACATGTTTACTCTAAAGTCTAATAATGATATAATGGGTATCTCCTATTCTTCCATTGGATTCTTCCTGCCTAAAGGTGTTGTAGGATTCTTGTTGTAGGATTCTTTACAAGGTGTTTCATAGGATGTGTAACAAGACACCATCAGGCTCATTTGGCATTTGCCGGATTGCTGTAGATACATAGTCTGCGGTCTAATAGTCAAAAGAATTGCGTCCTGTCCTTTCCTATCCTCTTTCCTTTGACCTCAATGGAAAACGTTAGGCGGTCAAGGAAGGTTATGAAGGAGTATATAAATGGACAACCGAGATGACAAGGGAATCCGACTGCACTAGGCTAGGGCATTAGGCGACGGAAGATGTTATGGACGTCTGACGTGATGAAACAACGATGTCCCACGAAGTTGGACTACTTAAAGTGCATCTTAGATATTAAGCCCCATGCATTCTTGCCATGTTTCATCCGGGTTGTATAAACAACCTGTTGGCAGAGATTTGTGAGTAAGGAATGCGTTCGAACATTGCCACGCTAAGTATGGAATTCACCAAAATGTACTATGGAATTCACCAAAATGTCCTACACTAGGAATGTGTATAAATATAAGCACAGCACAAGCAAATAGTAAAGCATTTAAAGGTAATATATTTTACCACCAGATGTTAGTGTGATTAGCAGTTACAAGCCAATCGGCCTCTACTGACATCACAtatgggtgtgtccacctagatgtgtggtGGCTAGATCATtccaccagcctacccagtggactgtggcaaacgttgctcatctatccgtcataaaTCTAGGACAGACGTGGACACACCCATTTCTGATGtcagaggcagattttcaatactgcttgtaacggctaatcccactaacacctgctggtataatatgtctaTAAAAGACAGCTgtgaatttttattttaaatgtagtgcAATGGCTTATCTTGCGTTATTGGAAGACTTGGCAAACCATCTTGGGCCTATTCAAAGAATTGCGGATCTGCTTGGCAGTTAAGTCTAGCATCAAACTTTTGACTTCATATAGTGTTCTCTCTGCTGACCCAACTAAATGAACTGCATGCagcaattttattttattgtaatgCCACCTGCACTAAGTGAGACAAAAAGTAACTTCTGGTTTAATTCAAGCTCGAGCATTTCCATTTCAGTTTTGGAGAAGTTTATTTTCTTCTAACTTTGCCATTATAGTGGTGAGCGGAAAATCGCGTTCACATGGTTGATAAAGGGATGCGTTGTGACCATTGTATATGGTTAATTTGAGGTGTTTCTGAATGCAAATGTTCTGAGCCTGACCGAGCATGGCACTTAAGAATAGATGGGATTTGTCAAGATTGATTACTTACTGATGATGTATGTTTGCCTTGCACACTTTTGATAAATACAGATTACTTTCTAATGAAGCAaatacttcatttcatttgtaagAGATTTTGGAGCCTTTTCTACGCACGGTTGATAAATGGGTCTCTTTGCTTGTCTTGGACACCTGGTAAAGCAATCAACcaaaaccacacccacacacatctataAGCAATCATCCAATCAACCCTTGCACAGATACATTGCaggcaaacagagagagactgggatggATTAACTAGCCCATTTACACAACAGCAGGATTGATCGTCTATCACAGCACTCGGTCAACACTATAGTCTGCTTTATCATCTACAATGTATAATTTGAACCGGGTTTCCCAGCATATATTTCCAATCACACTATGCCACTTAATTGATTAGTCATTAAATCCTTATTACAGTATGCCTATCATCAGATATGATCTGGTATGTCGTGTGTCAGTTAATAATGATTTCACTGAAGTCACTAAGGAGTCCTTTGCGTTGATTCACAGGTCTGGGTCCCTCTCAAGCAGCCGAGAACCTCCCAGCGCCAAGATGGACAAGCCGGGCGGTAGCAGGGAGCGGCACGCGGAGGCCAgaggggagggcagaggagggggtgtTCCGGGTCCAATGGACCGCTCCAGGGAGAAGGAGCCAAGGAAGAACCAGCGATCGCCACCCAAGCCCTCGTCCTCCAGCTCTCGGGACCGAGAGAAGACCGGCTCCAAGGACAAGAGGAGACCGCGGTCCAGGTCTCGCTCCAGGGAGCGGCGAAAAGAAGACGAGGCGTCTTCGAAGAGCACCTCCAAAGCATCGGGCTCGGCCACTTCTTCCTCCAAGGAAGCGAGGAAAGTGAAAgacgaggagaagaaggaaACAACTCCAAGCCGCCCCCATGAGGTTAAAGACGACAAAAGGGAAACCACGAAACCCATCGCTAAGAAGGAAAGCCAAACGTCCAGCTTCGAGTTCAAGAGGGAAAGCAAAGACCCGGATTTCGACGGCGACAGCGTGACGGCGGCAACGGCAGACAAAGTTCCCCAGTCCTCGATAGATGTTAAAACGGAGACACCAGGCGAAGCCTCGCCCGGCCCGCGGCCGATCGAGCGGGAGCAGACCACGGTGGAGATGTGCTGTCAGACGGATGTGAAGGGCATGCTCAGGGCGGAGGACATCAAGAAGGAACCCCTGATGCACATCAAAGAGGAGCCGTGCGACTTCTGGTCGTCCGAGCCCTCGGATGCGGCGAACACCGGCCCGCAGGCCGCCTCGCCGCCGCCTAGCCCGCCGTCCCCTCCTCCTAGCCCGCCGTCCCCTCCCTTGAGCCCCGCGCCAACGCCTTCGTCTTCTACTGTCTTTCCTGCCGTCACCGTGGTAACATGCCCACCTCAGAGTGTCGCCCTGCAAGTGCCTGCGGAGCCCGCGCCCGCCATGGTGaagcaggaggtggtggagcgaccctgctcctcctccgatGAGGACTTCAATGTGAACTCCTTGTTGGACAACCTGGGACTGTTGGGGtcggagggcaggagggagcAGCAGGGAGCCAGCGGGCCgctcaagcagcagcagcggcaggaggtggtggtggtcaagGTGGAGCCTGGGCTGGGGCTAATGGTGGAGCCAGGGCTGGGGGTGATGCCGGACCCTGGGCTGGGGCTCAAGGTGGAGCCAGGGCTGGGGGTGAAGGTCAAGGTGGAGccagggctggggctggggttgAAGGTCAAGGTGGAGCCtgggctggaggtggtggaggagcgggAGGCGGACGAGGTGCAGGGCGAGTGTCAGCAGGCACCCACTCCGGCCCCCGTGGCGGTCAAATCGAAATCCCAGGGGAAGCGGGTGACCTGGAACATCGAGGTGCCGGAGGGACCGCAGCCGGAGAAATCGGCCAGCAGTAAGTTTTGCCAAGCAGCGAGAGGAGAGTGGAACTGCTCTAACCCTTTTTGCTTTACTCCCCCATGAGTTAAAACGCAACGAATGGTTTGTTGTGGTGGTCTGTCTGTTACACACGTGTTTTTAACATTTGGTTTTCCACTTAAATTTTAAATATGCTTTGCTTAACCTTTCTCTAGAGCTGGCCCTGTACAAGCTCAAGCTGAAGCAGGAAGGTGCTCGGAGACCAGCCAATAAGGTAAGCACACGCCACAAACACAGTGACACGGTGCACCCACTTCAAACGGCCACTAGGTGTCACGTGTCTCCCTAATCAGTATGATCTGACATGCTTGCTGCATGATACTATGCTGGGCACAATAGACAATGGATTTCTTAGGAAAGCACCAAGTTTCTCAGACTGTCGATCTTGTCGTACCTGTCCAAACCTGTTAATGGCTGCTAATGGGGGGGAAAGGGTGCGTCAGCTGTTATTAATCACGCAATAACAATCACAAACCGATGGCAATAAGATCAAAATAGTAGGGCTAAGATACACAACAGAAATGTAGGTATTGCCCATATCCATctgaagatacaaatgtgtagaaATTGTGGAAACAACACATCAGGATTAAACGGTCCTGAAATATTGCCTGGgtcttaaaaaatatttttaaagtcGTTTTTAAAAGTTGTAAGCATAGACTTGTGTATAATATGGCCATAGTGTCTTGGGTGTCAACCACTGGTTTACAGCCCCCTGTTTTGAAGGATTTTGATAGATTTCTGCTTGTCACTGTGGTCATTTGAGATTTACCAGCATAGGAAAAGATCCATATTTGGCACATTGAGGGCAGGAATTGAAAATGCTGCCTGGCAGTACAAAACTCATTAGATAAGTTTTGAATGGAATCCAACTGTCAAATGGCTCCATTAAAAACCCATTATATCAGATGAACTCATCCCTGAGATCCGAAGCAAGCAGAGATACAATATACTGCTTTCATATTCCAAGAACGAAACCACCTTAACTTCCCTTGACTTAATATGGTCATGGGTCGCTCCCCATCCGACCAGATCAGTGAACCACCGTTTCCTGGAATATCTGCCTGTAGGGGCTCCCCTTACAGGCGGCATCTGATTGGTTCAGAAGCAGCCGTTCATGTGTGCGGTTCTAACTTTCTTTAGCTCTTCATTTCTGCCGTTCTTAAGGCTTTTGGGTAGCCTGATTGGAAAGCTGTCGTTCCCCCCTGTTTATACTAACAGCTGGTGGCACTGTTCCTGTTTTTTAAATCCTATTTTAACACCGGCGGTGTTCACCGTTCCACATCCGTTCATGTATATCAGTGATTCTTCAAGTCACCCAGCTGAGGATGCTATTAATGACTCCTAGTTGTTGTTTCAAATACATATGTGAGGAacaaccttaaaatatgaaattactagagctgtcaagcgattaaaatatttaatcgcattaatgtcatagttaactcacgattaatcgcaaattatttttctttgcTAAATATccattgatttttttgtcccataattcttctcattttaattctcttatcaacatggtgaagtgcatcggcttgccttgtgcaaatgattttttattgataacaacattggcatatactgatcaaaacaggacgatacaaaaaaagagccatTAGTGCAATTatacgactgctttgaacaaatgtcatttgaacatagcagtcaggctactgcttctttgttttgagccaaagaaaaaaaaaaaaaaaaaaaaaaatttaaataaaataattgcgttaatcNNNNNNNNNNNNNNNNNNNNNNNNNNNNNNNNNNNNNNNNNNNNNNNNNNNNNNNNNNNNNNNNNNNNNNNNNNNNNNNNNNNNNNNNNNNNNNNNNNNNNNNNNNNNNNNNNNNNNNNNNNNNNNNNNNNNNNNNNNNNNNNNNNNNNNNNNNNNNNNNNNNNNNNNNNNNNNNNNNNNNNNNNNNNNNNNNNNNNNNNNNNNNNNNNNNNNNNNNNNNNNNNNNNNNNNNNNNNNNNNNNNNNNNNNNNNNNNNNNNNNNNNNNNNNNNNNNNNNNNNNNNNNNNNNNNNNNNNNNNNNNNNNNNNNNNNNNNNNNNNNNNNNNNNNNNNNNNNNNNNNNNNNNNNNNNNNNNNNNNNNNNNNNNNNNNNNNNNNNNNNNNNNNNNNNNNNNNNNNNNNNNNNNNNNNNNNNNNNNNNNNNNNNNNNNNNNNNNNNNNNNNNNNNNNNNNNNNNNNNNNNNNNNNNNNNNNNNNNNNNNNNNNNNNNNNNNNNNNNNNNNNNNNNNNNNNNNNNNNNNNNNNNNNNNNNNNNNNNNNNNNNNNNNNNNNNNNNNNNNNNNNNNNNNNNNNNNNNNNNNNNNNNNNNNNNNNNNNNNNNNNNNNNNNNNNNNNNNNNNNNNNNNNNNNNNNNNNNNNNNNNNNNNNNNNNNNNNNNNNNNNNNNNNNNNNNNNNNNNNNNNNNNNNNNNNNNNNNNNNNNNNNNNNNNNNNNNNNNNNNNNNNNNNNNNNNNNNNNNNNNNNNNNNNNNNNNNNNNNNNNNNNNNNNNNNNNNNNNNNNNNNNNNNNNNNNNNNNNNNNNNNNNNNNNNNNNNNNNNNNNNNNNNNNNNNNNNNNNNNNNNNNNNNNNNNNNNNNNNNNNNNNNNNNNNNNNNNNNNNNNNNNNNNNNNNNNNNNNNNNNNNNNNNNNNNNNNNNNNNNNNNNNNNNNNNNNNNNNNNNNNNNNNNNNNNNNNNNNNNNNNNNNNNNNNNNNNNNNNNNNNNNNNNNNNNNNNNNNNNNNNNNNNNNNNNNNNNNNNNNNNNNNNNNNNNNNNNNNNNNNNNNNNNNNNNNNNNNNNNNNNNNNNNNNNNNNNNNNNNNNNNNNNNNNNNNNNNNNNNNNNNNNNNNNNNNNNNNNNNNNNNNNNNNNNNNNNNNNNNNNNNNNNNNNNNNNNNNNNNNNNNNNNNNNNNNNNNNNNNNNNNNNNNNNNNNNNNNNNNNNNNNNNNNNNNNNNNNNNNNNNNNNNNNNNNNNNNNNNNNNNNNNNNNNNNNNNNNNNNNNNNNNNNNNNNNNNNNNNNNNNNNNNNNNNNNNNNNNNNNNNNNNNNNNNNNNNNNNNNNNNNNNNNNNNNNNNNNNNNNNNNNNNNNNNNNNNNNNNNNNNNNNNNNNNNNNNNNNNNNNNNNNNNNNNNNNNNNNNNNNNNNNNNNNNNNNNNNNNNNNNNNNNNNNNNNNNNNNNNNNNNNNNNNNNNNNNNNNNNNNNNNNNNNNNNNNNNNNNNNNNNNNNNNNNNNNNNNNNNNNNNNNNNNNNNNNNNNNNNNNNNNNNNNNNNNNNNNNNNNNNNNNNNNNNNNNNNNNNNNNNNNNNNNNNNNNNNNNNNNNNNNNNNNNNNNNNNNNNNNNNNNNNNNNNNNNNNNNNNNNNNNNNNNNNNNNNNNNNNNNNNNNNNNNNNNNNNNNNNNNNNNNNNNNNNNNNNNNNNNNNNNNNNNNNNNNNNNNNNNNNNNNNNNNNNNNNNNNNNNNNNNNNNNNNNNNNNNNNNNNNNNNNNNNNNNNNNNNNNNNNNNNNNNNNNNNNNNNNNNNNNNNNNNNNNNNNNNNNNNNNNNNNNNNNNNNNNNNNNNNNNNNNNNNNNNNNNNNNNNNNNNNNNNNNNNNNNNNNNNNNNNNNNNNNNNNNNNNNNNNNNNNNNNNNNNNNNNNNNNNNNNNNNNNNNNNNNNNNNNNNNNNNNNNNNNNNNNNNNNNNNNNNNNNNNNNNNNNNNNNNNNNNNNNNNNNNNNNNNNNNNNNNNNNNNNNNNNNNNNNNNNNNNNNNNNNNNNNNNNNNNNNNNNNNNNNNNNNNNNNNNNNNNNNNNNNNNNNNNNNNNNNNNNNNNNNNNNNNNNNNNNNNNNNNNNNNNNNNNNNNNNNNNNNNNNNNNNNNNNNNNNNNNNNNNNNNNNNNNNNNNNNNNNNNNNNNNNNNNNNNNNNNNNNNNNNNNNNNNNNNNNNNNNNNNNNNNNNNNNNNNNNNNNNNNNNNNNNNNNNNNNNNNNNNNNNNNNNNNNNNNNNNNNNNNNNNNNNNNNNNNNNNNNNNNNNNNNNNNNNNNNNNNNNNNNNNNNNNNNNNNNNNNNNNNNNNNNNNNNNNNNNNNNNNNNNNNNNNNNNNNNNNNNNNNNNNNNNNNNNNNNNNNNNNNNNNNNNNNNNNNNNNNNNNNNNNNNNNNNNNNNNNNNNNNNNNNNNNNNNNNNNNNNNNNNNNNNNNNNNNNNNNNNNNNNNNNNNNNNNNNNNNNNNNNNNNNNNNNNNNNNNNNNNNNNNNNNNNNNNNNNNNNNNNNNNNNNNNNNNNNNNNNNNNNNNNNNNNNNNNNNNNNNNNNNNNNNNNNNNNNNNNNNNNNNNNNNNNNNNNNNNNNNNNNNNNNNNNNNNNNNNNNNNNNNNNNNNNNNNNNNNNNNNNNNNNNNNNNNNNNNNNNNNNNNNNNNNNNNNNNNNNNNNNNNNNNNNNNNNNNNNNNNNNNNNNNNNNNNNNNNNNNNNNNNNNNNNNNNNNNNNNNNNNNNNNNNNNNNNNNNNNNNNNNNNNNNNNNNNNNNNNNNNNNNNNNNNNNNNNNNNNNNNNNNNNNNNNNNNNNNNNNNNNNNNNNNNNNNNNNNNNNNNNNNNNNNNNNNNNNNNNNNNNNNNNNNNNNNNNNNNNNNNNNNNNNNNNNNNNNNNNNNNNNNNNNNNNNNNNNNNNNNNNNNNNNNNNNNNNNNNNNNNNNNNNNNNNNNNNNNNNNNNNNNNNNNNNNNNNNNNNNNNNNNNNNNNNNNNNNNNNNNNNNNNNNNNNNNNNNNNNNNNNNNNNNNNNNNNNNNNNNNNNNNNNNNNNNNNNNNNNNNNNNNNNNNNNNNNNNNNNNNNNNNNNNNNNNNNNNNNNNNNNNNNNNNNNNNNNNNNNNNNNNNNNNNNNNNNNNNNNNNNNNNNNNNNNNNNNNNNNNNNNNNNNNNNNNNNNNNNNNNNNNNNNNNNNNNNNNNNNNNNNNNNNNNNNNNNNNNNNNNNNNNNNNNNNNNNNNNNNNNNNNNNNNNNNNNNNNNNNNNNNNNNNNNNNNNNNNNNNNNNNNNNNNNNNNNNNNNNNNNNNNNNNNNNNNNNNNNNNNNNNNNNNNNNNNNNNNNNNNNNNNNNNNNNNNNNNNNNNNNNNNNNNNNNNNNNNNNNNNNNNNNNNNNNNNNNNNNNNNNNNNNNNNNNNNNNNNNNNNNNNNNNNNNNNNNNNNNNNNNNNNNNNNNNNNNNNNNNNNNNNNNNNNNNNNNNNNNNNNNNNNNNNNNNNNNNNNNNNNNNNNNNNNNNNNNNNNNNNNNNNNNNNNNNNNNNNNNNNNNNNNNNNNNNNNNNNNNNNNNNNNNNNNNNNNNNNNNNNNNNNNNNNNNNNNNNNNNNNNNNNNNNNNNNNNNNNNNNNNNNNNNNNNNNNNNNNNNNNNNNNNNNNNNNNNNNNNNNNNNNNNNNNNNNNNNNNNNNNNNNNNNNNNNNNNNNNNNNNNNNNNNNNNNNNNNNNNNNNNNNNNNNNNNNNNNNNNNNNNNNNNNNNNNNNNNNNNNNNNNNNNNNNNNNNNNNNNNNNNNNNNNNNNNNNNNNNNNNNNNNNNNNNNNNNNNNNNNNNNNNNNNNNNNNNNNNNNNNNNNNNNNNNNNNNNNNNNNNNNNNNNNNNNNNNNNNNNNNNNNNNNNNNNNNNNNNNNNNNNNNNNNNNNNNNNNNNNNNNNNNNNNNNNNNNNNNNNNNNNNNNNNNNNNNNNNNNNNNNNNNNNNNNNNNNNNNNNNNNNNNNNNNNNNNNNNNNNNNNNNNNNNNNNNNNNNNNNNNNNNNNNNNNNNNNNNNNNNNNNNNNNNNNNNNNNNNNNNNNNNNNNNNNNNNNNNNNNNNNNNNNNNNNNNNNNNNNNNNNNNNNNNNNNNNNNNNNNNNNNNNNNNNNNNNNNNNNNNNNNNNNNNNNNNNNNNNNNNNNNNNNNNNNNNNNNNNNNNNNNNNNNNNNNNNNNNNNNNNNNNNNNNNNNNNNNNNNNNNNNNNNNNNNNNNNNNNNNNNNNNNNNNNNNNNNNNNNNNNNNNNNNNNNNNNNNNNNNNNNNNNNNNNNNNNNNNNNNNNNNNNNNNNNNNNNNNNNNNNNNNNNNNNNNNNNNNNNNNNNNNNNNNNNNNNNNNNNNNNNNNNNNNNNNNNNNNNNNNNNNNNNNNNNNNNNNNNNNNNNNNNNNNNNNNNNNNNNNNNNNNNNNNNNNNNNNNNNNNNNNNNNNNNNNNNNNNNNNNNNNNNNNNNNNNNNNNNNNNNNNNNNNNNNNNNNNNNNNNNNNNNNNNNNNNNNNNNNNNNNNNNNNNNNNNNNNNNNNNNNNNNNNNNNNNNNNNNNNNNNNNNNNNNNNNNNNNNNNNNNNNNNNNNNNNNNNNNNNNNNNNNNNNNNNNNNNNNNNNNNNNNNNNNNNNNNNNNNNNNNNNNNNNNNNNNNNNNNNNNNNNNNNNNNNNNNNNNNNNNNNNNNNNNNNNNNNNNNNNNNNNNNNNNNNNNNNNNNNNNNNNNNNNNNNNNNNNNNNNNNNNNNNNNNNNNNNNNNNNNNNNNNNNNNNNNNNNNNNNNNNNNNNNNNNNNNNNNNNNNNNNNNNNNNNNNNNNNNNNNNNNNNNNNNNNNNNNNNNNNNNNNNNNNNNNNNNNNNNNNNNNNNNNNNNNNNNNNNNNNNNNNNNNNNNNNNNNNNNNNNNNNNNNNNNNNNNNNNNNNNNNNNNNNNNNNNNNNNNNNNNNNNNNNNNNNNNNNNNNNNNNNNNNNNNNNNNNNNNNNNNNNNNNNNNNNNNNNNNNNNNNNNNNNNNNNNNNNNNNNNNNNNNNNNNNNNNNNNNNNNNNNNNNNNNNNNNNNNNNNNNNNNNNNNNNNNNNNNNNNNNNNNNNNNNNNNNNNNNNNNNNNNNNNNNNNNNNNNNNNNNNNNNNNNNNNNNNNNNNNNNNNNNNNNNNNNNNNNNNNNNNNNNNNNNNNNNNNNNNNNNNNNNNNNNNNNNNNNNNNNNNNNNNNNNNNNNNNNNNNNNNNNNNNNNNNNNNNNNNNNNNNNNNNNNNNNNNNNNNNNNNNNNNNNNNNNNNNNNNNNNNNNNNNNNNNNNNNNNNNNNNNNNNNNNNNNNNNNNNNNNNNNNNNNNNNNNNNNNNNNNNNNNNNNNNNNNNNNNNNNNNNNNNNNNNNNNNNNNNNNNNNNNNNNNNNNNNNNNNNNNNNNNNNNNNNNNNNNNNNNNNNNNNNNNNNNNNNNNNNNNNNNNNNNNNNNNNNNNNNNNNNNNNNNNNNNNNNNNNNNNNNNNNNNNNNNNNNNNNNN encodes:
- the phrf1 gene encoding LOW QUALITY PROTEIN: PHD and RING finger domain-containing protein 1 (The sequence of the model RefSeq protein was modified relative to this genomic sequence to represent the inferred CDS: inserted 2 bases in 1 codon; deleted 2 bases in 2 codons), yielding MEEEDSQDELINKNQAHGKRKRPTVWDISDGSDQAEDHSGEEEEGDSESGEGDDLLDGEEEEEDEEDSDDDDEEEEDDDDDDGKPAEGAVAGTSADLDGMSSDEDAEKCPICLNSFGSQPVATPESCQHYFCLDCILLWSKNANSCPVDRIVFGSIYLRKCYGGKVQKMIMVEKPVKEGMEEVVNLELEQVTCEVCQGSDREDRLLLCDGCDAGYHMECLTPPIDAVPVEEWFCPECEANNRNSRLPDEELSEAESLPARARSSSMRSPRGSAGPGLTRAIARTQQSERVRANVNRHRITQARTAQLAPTYMMQTTWLDDTINAVVAGLNTAVYIRDLSWRPAAGRRPKRRKARKVSSTKGQSGKAGTTGVRRRRRKVRRKSRRKQVTKTPASSRSRIAKSLGIARPKAGSTLPSVVRPSEHTLGNMRADIGAASLSVYGDPADLDGDVDGAEEEEPHTQVTSLLEAKRRGISHSALRSHQPVARPITTGLSRRGGAMPMSSRALPRLAPVPDLLGSILSGQSMLLMDSSAVVINRDGTLKALPPAPLLALSPPGPSAPQPACFHTRTRPPSVTPAYRRLPPHPHRTRPIRLFRPPGDRRSAPHQRNSVSEAKKAPTKAVWEDVSGLPRIPKIKRRGSGGAGRDAGNAGNAQSRTAATAVAAAVATAVVSNGSRDRSSSSSGGYCCCEGAAVPAVVARGGGAAVARGGGAIVVWGGGTVARGWRYRCQAAAVAVARGDGRRGDSGRGIHKSGRGHGRQAAGRGPDPRPAPGTFPEAGRGRESGAFVWLLQLLLPLLFLRSLSGQPAAASSSSSSSSXSSSSSAAPSTSASSSSYSSAGVSFRIANSGNSWRAQRLSGAGGGRRRQPGPGIAAASRTAPRWRKRKRGDGSSSSSSSSGVHRTAGTSRSWWPRGPHLNRKRRWRTSTTPSEPSDRRIPTLRDQALHRSTSPLRNAVPVKSEAAHRTRRRLGAAFPLRERHRSAGITESEARTAGETRSPLRVSGGTEDPGNTNTAGRRQGQARARVSRVWGEPAATVPPPPHRVGPRLPRPWSDKTKEPTEARVQTSRSPANTVTSGPPQADPAPSRPPSGKDPHGDRKIKSEPVTTPCSRAAGPSGLTPEGSGGPGVPRGPGALGPTAPRRAGRTRGRDRASSGQEEGGEEGRKEREKEREERKEREKEREERGRRGRGAPGGPDPGTGGGPAPPPGAPGLTRPPRAGGKRRRPRSGSRSGSLSSSREPPSAKMDKPGGSRERHAEARGEGRGGGVPGPMDRSREKEPRKNQRSPPKPSSSSSRDREKTGSKDKRRPRSRSRSRERRKEDEASSKSTSKASGSATSSSKEARKVKDEEKKETTPSRPHEVKDDKRETTKPIAKKESQTSSFEFKRESKDPDFDGDSVTAATADKVPQSSIDVKTETPGEASPGPRPIEREQTTVEMCCQTDVKGMLRAEDIKKEPLMHIKEEPCDFWSSEPSDAANTGPQAASPPPSPPSPPPSPPSPPLSPAPTPSSSTVFPAVTVVTCPPQSVALQVPAEPAPAMVKQEVVERPCSSSDEDFNVNSLLDNLGLLGSEGRREQQGASGPLKQQQRQEVVVVKVEPGLGLMVEPGLGVMPDPGLGLKVEPGLGVKVKVEPGLGLGLKVKVEPGLEVVEEREADEVQGECQQAPTPAPVAVKSKSQGKRVTWNIEVPEGPQPEKSASKLALYKLKLKQEGARRPANKVSTRHKHSDTVHPLQTATRCHVSP